From Woronichinia naegeliana WA131, the proteins below share one genomic window:
- a CDS encoding replicative DNA helicase, with protein MVASHSLPPQNIEAEESILGGILLDPEAIGRVVDLLLAEAFYVKAHRDIYEAALHLHAQAQPTDLMTVTNWLQDHHQLEQVGGLGKLAQLVDRTVSAVNIDRYAALVMDKYLRRQLIAAGHEIIDLGYDTALDLDVVLDEAEKKIFRLTQKRAQEGLIALSETLIQTFSELEKLHQKISTPGVETDFYDLDAITGGLQRSDLIILAGRPSMGKCCEANSEIVLADGRVCTIAQIYEQQKADILTLQQDWKLSWTKPSAFIDDGLKPVFRVTTRLGRSLETTLTHPYLTIAGWQALSALKVGNKIAVPRQLPCFGKEILSPAQIKVLAYLIGDGDVTGSCPRFTNINPRVQQDFEQSVTEFTGIKVRIDTSNNTRTPTLRVSKDLDFIGEQRNIFAKNLNNIIQSKSIDIDELARKIGVSVGSIYNWKKGYCFPEKDSFNLFCQALDIAPSILLPCEIEGIMKNGVSSVKNWLQKLGLDGKTAHTKTIPDIVFQLERSLLALFLNRLFATDGWASILKSQQIQLGYGSVSEKLTRQIQHLLLRFGIIARLKKRSIKYKDTRRNAWQLDITDAYSIKNFIEEIGIFGKEEQLIAIQSVLATKNYQTNCDLIPIEVWQQLEIAKGNESWSSLGRRADIVGTSNLHVGKRAFTRQRLLQFSTALEDLPLQQLANSDIYWDEIVSIESVGLKQVYDLTIPETHNFIANDICVHNTAFGLNIASNIARKHNLPVAIFSLEMSKEQLAIRLLAAEAEIDSNRLRTGHFSQNELEPLTIALGNLSSLPIFIDDTANITVMQMRSQVRRLQSEQKGKLGLVLIDYLQLMEGASDNRVQEISKITRSLKGLAREINAPVIALSQLSRAVESRTNKRPMMSDLRESGCISGDSLITLADSGQRVAIKDLVNQSNFKIWAVNEKTMKLEPALVSHVFCTGKKAIFTLKTRLGRTIKATANHQFLTIEGWKRLEQLNIGDYIALPRILENFSPQSMSDGELALLGHLIGDGCTLPRHSIQYTTNDIELAEIVVGLAKNIFGDQINPHIKQERQWYQVYLSASYQLTHNVKNPITKWLENLEIFGLRSYEKIVPKQVFEQPQSAIAVFLRHLWSTDGCIKLVKGKSLRPVAYYASSSEKLAQDVQSLLLRIGINSCLSKISQKGKGLDNYHVTITGQSDLRLFVNKIGAINSYKRASIKEIESYLDKHIANTNRDVIPKQIWKLYVVPAMKDANLTIRAMQGQLGISHCGTTLYQQNVSRNRADRLAKVVKSEQLTNLAHSDIYWDSIISITENHVEEVFDLTVPNLHNFVANDIIVHNSIEQDADLIMMIYRDEYYNPDSPDRGIAELLITKHRNGPTGVIKLLFKPEFTQFLNLQNRNDY; from the coding sequence ATGGTTGCTAGTCATTCCCTCCCTCCCCAAAATATTGAAGCGGAAGAGTCTATTCTGGGTGGCATTTTGCTGGATCCAGAGGCGATCGGGCGAGTAGTAGATCTGTTATTGGCAGAAGCGTTTTACGTTAAGGCCCATCGAGATATCTATGAAGCGGCTCTCCATCTCCATGCCCAGGCCCAACCAACCGATTTAATGACGGTGACGAATTGGTTGCAAGATCATCATCAGTTGGAACAGGTGGGAGGTTTAGGAAAATTAGCTCAGTTGGTAGATCGCACAGTCTCGGCGGTAAATATTGACCGTTATGCGGCCTTGGTAATGGATAAATATCTCCGTCGCCAACTGATTGCCGCAGGTCACGAAATTATTGATCTAGGCTATGACACGGCTCTCGATTTAGATGTGGTTTTAGATGAAGCAGAAAAGAAGATTTTTCGTCTAACGCAAAAACGCGCTCAGGAAGGGTTAATTGCCCTGTCGGAAACCCTGATTCAGACTTTCTCAGAATTGGAAAAACTGCATCAAAAAATTTCTACGCCTGGCGTGGAAACCGATTTTTATGATCTAGACGCGATTACGGGAGGATTGCAGCGTTCTGACCTGATAATTCTAGCTGGTCGTCCCTCAATGGGGAAATGTTGTGAAGCTAATTCAGAAATTGTCTTAGCCGATGGTCGTGTTTGTACCATTGCTCAAATTTATGAGCAACAAAAGGCAGACATTTTAACGCTTCAACAAGATTGGAAACTGTCTTGGACAAAACCTTCAGCCTTTATTGATGACGGATTAAAACCTGTTTTTCGTGTGACCACAAGATTAGGACGTTCCTTGGAAACGACATTAACTCATCCTTATTTAACGATCGCAGGTTGGCAGGCTCTTTCTGCTTTAAAAGTTGGTAATAAGATTGCTGTTCCCCGTCAATTACCTTGTTTTGGGAAAGAAATCTTAAGTCCTGCACAAATCAAAGTATTAGCCTATTTAATAGGTGATGGAGATGTCACAGGAAGTTGTCCTCGTTTTACCAATATTAATCCTAGAGTTCAGCAAGATTTTGAACAATCAGTTACAGAATTTACAGGGATTAAAGTTCGCATTGACACATCTAATAATACGCGAACTCCAACGCTTCGGGTTTCCAAAGATCTAGATTTTATTGGAGAACAAAGAAATATTTTTGCAAAAAATCTTAATAATATAATTCAGTCAAAATCCATAGATATTGATGAGTTAGCCCGTAAAATAGGAGTTAGTGTTGGTAGTATTTACAATTGGAAAAAAGGCTATTGTTTTCCTGAAAAAGATAGCTTTAATTTATTTTGTCAAGCGTTAGATATTGCTCCGAGTATCTTACTCCCGTGTGAAATTGAAGGAATCATGAAAAATGGTGTTAGTAGTGTCAAAAACTGGTTGCAAAAGCTAGGATTGGATGGAAAAACTGCTCACACAAAAACCATTCCTGATATTGTTTTTCAATTAGAACGCTCTTTATTAGCCCTTTTTCTGAATCGATTATTCGCAACAGATGGTTGGGCTAGTATTCTTAAAAGTCAACAAATTCAGTTAGGTTATGGAAGCGTTAGTGAAAAATTAACTCGGCAAATTCAACATCTTCTTTTACGCTTTGGAATTATTGCCAGATTAAAGAAACGGTCAATCAAATATAAAGACACACGCCGCAACGCTTGGCAATTAGATATTACGGATGCCTATTCAATTAAAAATTTTATTGAAGAAATCGGTATTTTTGGTAAAGAAGAGCAACTAATTGCTATTCAATCTGTATTAGCTACTAAAAATTACCAGACAAATTGTGATCTTATTCCCATAGAAGTTTGGCAACAGTTAGAAATCGCTAAAGGCAATGAATCTTGGTCTTCTTTAGGAAGACGTGCTGACATCGTTGGTACGAGTAATCTTCATGTGGGGAAACGAGCTTTTACAAGACAGCGTTTATTACAATTCTCAACTGCTTTGGAGGATCTCCCTCTTCAACAATTGGCAAATAGTGATATTTATTGGGATGAAATTGTCTCGATTGAATCCGTTGGCTTAAAACAAGTTTATGATTTAACGATTCCTGAAACTCATAATTTTATCGCTAATGATATTTGTGTTCACAATACAGCTTTCGGTTTAAATATTGCCTCAAATATTGCCAGAAAACATAATTTACCCGTTGCTATTTTTAGTTTAGAAATGTCTAAGGAGCAGTTAGCAATTCGTTTACTGGCAGCCGAAGCAGAAATTGATAGCAATCGTTTACGGACAGGTCATTTTAGTCAAAACGAGTTGGAACCTTTGACCATTGCGCTAGGAAATTTGTCTAGCTTACCTATTTTTATTGATGACACCGCCAATATCACCGTCATGCAAATGCGATCGCAGGTAAGACGTTTACAAAGTGAGCAAAAAGGCAAATTAGGATTAGTCTTAATTGACTATTTACAATTAATGGAGGGAGCCAGCGATAATCGTGTTCAAGAAATCTCTAAAATTACCCGTTCTTTGAAGGGACTCGCCAGGGAAATTAACGCCCCAGTTATTGCTTTATCACAGTTAAGTCGCGCCGTAGAATCACGTACCAATAAGCGACCGATGATGTCAGATTTGCGGGAGTCAGGTTGTATTAGTGGAGATAGTTTAATTACCTTAGCCGATAGCGGACAAAGAGTAGCAATTAAAGATCTAGTTAACCAGTCTAATTTTAAGATTTGGGCAGTTAATGAAAAGACAATGAAATTAGAACCGGCTTTAGTTAGTCATGTATTTTGTACAGGTAAAAAAGCTATATTTACATTAAAAACTCGCTTAGGTAGAACTATTAAAGCAACGGCTAATCACCAGTTTTTAACGATTGAGGGGTGGAAACGATTAGAGCAACTTAATATTGGTGACTATATTGCTTTACCTCGTATTTTAGAAAATTTCTCACCGCAATCAATGAGTGATGGCGAATTAGCATTACTGGGTCATTTAATTGGCGATGGTTGTACACTTCCTCGTCATTCAATTCAATATACAACTAATGATATTGAGTTGGCTGAAATAGTTGTTGGATTAGCCAAAAATATTTTTGGTGATCAAATTAATCCTCATATTAAACAAGAGCGTCAATGGTATCAAGTTTATTTATCAGCCAGTTATCAGCTTACTCATAATGTTAAAAATCCTATTACAAAATGGCTAGAAAATCTCGAAATCTTCGGTTTACGATCTTATGAAAAAATTGTCCCTAAACAAGTTTTTGAACAACCCCAGTCAGCGATCGCAGTTTTTCTTCGGCATCTATGGAGTACCGACGGTTGTATTAAATTAGTAAAAGGGAAATCACTAAGACCTGTTGCTTATTATGCGAGCAGTAGTGAAAAGCTCGCTCAAGATGTTCAATCTTTACTTTTAAGAATTGGAATTAATAGTTGTCTATCTAAAATTTCTCAAAAGGGTAAAGGTCTGGATAACTACCATGTGACGATTACGGGACAATCTGATCTTCGACTTTTTGTTAATAAAATTGGAGCAATTAATAGCTATAAACGGGCAAGTATTAAGGAAATTGAGTCCTATCTTGATAAGCATATTGCCAATACAAATCGAGATGTTATTCCTAAGCAAATTTGGAAGTTATATGTTGTGCCAGCGATGAAAGATGCTAACTTAACAATTCGTGCAATGCAAGGTCAATTAGGAATTTCTCATTGTGGAACAACTCTTTATCAACAGAACGTGAGTCGTAACAGAGCAGACCGATTGGCGAAGGTTGTTAAATCTGAACAATTAACAAATTTAGCCCACAGCGATATTTATTGGGATTCCATTATTTCAATTACAGAAAATCATGTAGAAGAAGTTTTTGATCTTACTGTTCCAAATCTTCATAATTTTGTTGCTAATGACATTATTGTCCACAACTCCATTGAACAAGATGCCGATCTAATCATGATGATCTACCGAGATGAATATTACAATCCTGATTCGCCGGATCGCGGTATTGCCGAACTGCTTATAACCAAACACCGAAATGGCCCCACAGGAGTTATCAAACTACTGTTTAAACCTGAATTTACTCAATTTCTCAATTTACAAAATCGCAACGACTACTAG
- a CDS encoding NblA/ycf18 family protein → MMNLQVFELSMEQQFQLQCLQQEYQGLEREDVIDHLLDTMQQLMARDNSIRDLMKKAPL, encoded by the coding sequence ATGATGAATCTACAGGTTTTTGAATTATCGATGGAGCAACAGTTTCAACTGCAATGTTTACAGCAGGAATACCAAGGTTTGGAACGAGAAGATGTCATTGATCATTTGCTGGATACCATGCAGCAGTTGATGGCCAGGGACAACTCGATCCGAGATTTAATGAAAAAGGCTCCTCTTTAA
- a CDS encoding NblA/ycf18 family protein: MESTSLDLTMEQQFEFRRMRDAAQGMSREQALDLLLQASRLLMIKTNVLRDLIHQTPIEPLT, translated from the coding sequence ATGGAATCTACCTCATTAGATCTCACAATGGAGCAGCAATTCGAGTTCAGACGGATGCGGGATGCTGCCCAAGGGATGAGCCGAGAGCAAGCTTTGGATCTTCTTCTACAGGCTTCTCGCCTCTTAATGATCAAGACAAATGTTTTAAGGGATTTGATTCACCAAACCCCTATTGAGCCGTTAACTTAA
- a CDS encoding RNA-binding protein translates to MSVRLYVGNLPKEPIERQALQEVFAEANAVVSTKVIKDRKTGKCRGFAFVTVSTDEAADEFIEKYNGQSFMDSPLKIEKALPRAKGKENGEGEGDGDDEAIVSETEVNTTAVASKPTSVKKASKKRNRNQSNSLSSSSSSSEGVQPDPRWADKLAQLKEMLAAANN, encoded by the coding sequence ATGTCCGTTCGTCTTTACGTCGGTAATTTACCCAAAGAACCTATTGAGCGTCAAGCTTTGCAGGAAGTTTTTGCTGAAGCTAATGCTGTTGTTTCTACCAAGGTCATTAAAGATCGAAAAACAGGCAAATGTCGAGGTTTTGCCTTTGTAACAGTTTCCACGGATGAAGCTGCGGATGAATTTATCGAGAAGTATAACGGTCAGTCTTTTATGGATAGTCCCTTAAAGATTGAAAAAGCTCTTCCCCGTGCTAAGGGCAAGGAAAATGGGGAAGGTGAAGGAGATGGTGACGATGAAGCCATTGTCAGTGAAACGGAGGTAAACACAACGGCTGTGGCCAGTAAACCTACTAGTGTTAAAAAAGCGAGTAAAAAGCGTAATCGCAATCAATCCAATAGTCTTTCTAGTTCCTCTAGTTCTTCTGAGGGGGTTCAACCCGATCCCCGTTGGGCAGATAAACTAGCACAGCTTAAAGAGATGTTGGCTGCCGCCAATAATTAA
- the rpiA gene encoding ribose-5-phosphate isomerase RpiA codes for MTEKIDPVLLMKQEVGKAAANRVQSNSIVGLGTGSTTAFALEYIGDRLKKGELTNVVGVPTSFQAEVLAREYGIPLTTLDAIDHIDIAIDGADEVDPQKNLIKGGGAAHTREKIVDALANSFIVVVDSGKLVDKLGSTFLLPVEVIPMARTPVMRALEKLGGQPTLRMGVKKAGPVVTDQGNLVIDVKFAAIDNPAELEKTINNIPGVLENGLFVGVTDVVLVGEIIDGKPRVREF; via the coding sequence ATGACTGAAAAGATTGATCCCGTACTGTTAATGAAGCAGGAAGTGGGGAAAGCAGCTGCCAATCGGGTGCAGTCCAATTCGATTGTGGGTTTGGGAACGGGATCGACGACGGCTTTTGCCCTAGAGTATATTGGCGATCGCCTTAAAAAAGGGGAATTGACCAATGTGGTAGGTGTTCCGACTTCTTTTCAGGCAGAGGTATTGGCCCGTGAGTATGGTATTCCTCTGACCACTTTAGATGCAATTGACCATATTGATATTGCGATCGATGGTGCCGATGAGGTGGATCCCCAAAAGAATCTCATTAAAGGGGGCGGGGCAGCCCATACCCGTGAGAAAATTGTCGATGCTCTAGCCAATTCCTTTATTGTTGTCGTCGATAGTGGCAAATTAGTTGATAAGTTGGGTTCGACTTTTCTGTTACCAGTAGAAGTGATTCCCATGGCCAGAACGCCTGTTATGCGAGCCTTAGAGAAATTAGGCGGTCAACCGACTCTACGGATGGGGGTGAAAAAGGCTGGCCCCGTAGTCACGGATCAGGGCAATTTGGTGATTGATGTCAAATTTGCGGCGATCGACAATCCAGCTGAATTGGAAAAAACCATTAACAATATTCCAGGGGTTTTAGAAAATGGTCTTTTTGTGGGAGTGACAGACGTAGTTTTAGTGGGCGAGATTATTGACGGCAAGCCTAGAGTGAGAGAATTCTAG